From the genome of Labrus mixtus chromosome 17, fLabMix1.1, whole genome shotgun sequence:
tcattTAAACCACataacatttaataataattcaaaatgttaaGGTAGGAGGAGGATTTGAACAGTGAAATGCTCACCAGTCCTTGAAATAACAGATGAAGCACTGAGACAGTAGAATGCTGGAGCTCTTGGCCTTTTCTCTTTGATCTGCATGATTAATTGAGGAATTGTGTTCCTAAGCACCATTGTGACCCATCATTCAACAGCCAATGATGTGCAGTGAAATCACAGGAACAGGaaataaacattgttttcatcctctgatgcaatgcacttttttgtttgtaagtCAGACACAGAAGCATCCCAAATAAAGGTCCCTGTGACAGAGACGACCACAATGGGTGGCATTGATGGCCCTGAATAAGGATAtgtctgtgtgctgatgtgACAGCCAGCTGTCCTCTCAGGTAGGGAGGGACAATGGTACCAGAGCCGCCTGTCCATGAAAGCATGTGATGTGACAGAGGATATAAGAGGCTGAAAAcggacaacacaacacagagtttGGAGGGACATCCAAAATCTTCGGAGACCAGACCAGCAGCCAAGATGAGATTTCTAGTGCCGCTGTTTGTTTTCCTCGCTGTGGCAGCATTTCACTCTGGTAAGACAagaattcgttttttttttttgaagatttgtaCGAGAATCTTTATCAAAAGTCTGACTGATGCACCTAAATGATTTCTAGCTCTCTCAGCATCTCTGGAAtctgcagagaaagaagaagcagtTGCAAAAgatggtgagaaaaaaaatcattaacaaTTATTCAGTCAGATTTTATAAAATCACAACAAtcactcaaaaataaaatgataccTCTGTAACTCAGAATTGGTGGAATTCAAcccgtattttttttttttatgcagatggCCTTACAAAACTGCAGGATATAGGTATGATGCATTGGTCTCATTTAAATTTCTACATGATCTGAACATTTTTAACTCTTATATTcaagtgtgttcatgttaatCCATCAGGCTGCAAGATTCTAGACTATTTGAGAATAATGCTTTAtaatactgattttttttttttttaaagccaccCACCTGACAATTTCTTATGTTTTCTGCTCCATTACTTTTCTCCATTGTTGTTTGGAATAATTGTCACCTTATTTTGTGTCCACAGATCAGTTGGAGTTTGAGGCCGCTCAGAAGAATGAGGCCGCCCAGATGAATGGTAAATTTgaccagaaaaaaatgaagtgtcttcttctttcaacCCTACATGTTACAGAGTTTCTGAAAGTTTtattatcatttcatttttctcattttttttttttttttacctttaaagtCACAGAGGAACAGAACGAGGGAGCCCGCTACCTTGGTAAGAGGAACCACGTGACCTTTAACGTCAATCTTTAATAACGGCTGATTCAGGTGCAGCTTCTGATGCAAGCTTTTTAATCTCTCACATGCAGAGGCTGTTCAAGACGGATCTGGTGAGTTTATCACGTGGATTTCAGATATTAATGGTGTGATTAATATCAGGGTCACCTGTTGAAATGTGTCCTACAGTGGAGGAACGTGCTGAAGTTGAGGACGACAAAACAGGTGCGTCAAAATGACCCTGCTGCGTGTAACATGTGACCATTATGTCCCTAACATTCAACATTACATAACCGTGAAATCCTCCcccagcagagggagcagagaaCTCTGACGCTGCAGCACGTGGGGGTAAGAAAAGGTTTTCCTGTTCGAGGATCGGCCTGTAGATGGCGCCAAAACACAGtttagaaagttaaaaaaaaaaacatctctattGTGTGAACGTACACTGACATGTAAAATATCACAGTCTTGTGACTGGTTTCTCTCCTCTGACTCCCACAGAGTCCTCAGAGTCTTCTGAGGAAGCAGAAGGTAAGTTTagaacattaaatgtttttattgtaggcttttttttctgtaggaaAATGATCAGTGTTTTCAGCTTCTCTCATTCCATTGATGGCAGTGTCTGTCTTTATTATATTtgacagggagacagaggagaggtcaGTACTATAAATCTACACTGAAGCACAAAATATACAAACTTTCCAACTCAAACATTGAATTAAACCACATAattatacccccccccccccttctcaaCCCTATCCTAGTCTTAAAGAAAGtcatataaaacacattatatctattcttaaaaaacatgttaaatactGATTGAAATTACACTAGTTTGGCCAAAATGAattttaaaactatttactgtctttattattattgtgtacACTTTCATATCTTCCAGAGCACCATGAGAAGGCATCAGAGTCTGTGAGCAGTTCTGgtaagagcaaataaaacttCCAATTGGTCTACTTCACTTCTGAATACTACTTTCTTACTACTTGCTTTTATTCagccattttctctttttcctctacAGATGAAGGCAGTCAGGATTCAACCAAGGAGCAAGGTGAGACATTTTACATTCTGCACAAGAACCGCACCATAAAGATCCAAACATGTTGCTAAAATtattctgatctttttttttttcgagcaTTTTCCATAATCTAAATATCTGAGTTAAAAGGGTGGTGATTAAGATTTTTTGAGGCAGACTCAAAGTACCTGCTGAGGCATGATGTGGTGAACTGTTTTGAGCACACTAAGTGAAAGTCAAATTGTAGGTTATGCAATGAACTGCAAAAACAGAGCCAGTCAGGGCCAGTCTGAGCGAGATTTGAATAGAGTTCAAAACCATTTATAGGTCTGGTTCAGAATCTAGCAAAGAGTAAAATGCCTCAAAAGCAATTAAAGATCACGACAAACAGCTCGgacacttgtaaaaaaaaacaaaaaaaaaacctcaagatatggtctttttttagtttatttttttttataaaaactccaaaacaaatgtttgtcaaaagaCATTCTTGAATCACCACAGGAGTGGAATTGAAAGATCAGTTTACTGCTTGACCTCGAAGTTATGGGATTGTTTATTTCAACCTAGTCCTCTCCTTGTATGTGAGTAAATCTAGGACAAGAATCCAGGGCACTCTGAGGCGTCTGTCCCACAGGTGCTTATTGTGCTTGATTTATACTGTATCATCTGCTTCTGGTTATTTTAGGATCCAAGGATGCACTGTCCCTGCCCTAAAAGATGCAAAAAGTTAAGTTTTAAAACTGAATCCTTAGATTGAAGGTTTTTCTTGCAGAATGAATCCTTTGAATGATTTTACAAGGATAGAAAAGCTAACCTGCTCAGAATTAGAAACTCTTATGCTGGAGTAAAAAGGTGAAGCAGTACATCCTAATACTTTTGTGGGGTAGAGTGAgccaggctttttttttgctatacAACAGTGTCACACACTACTGCAGTCATCATTCATCAGCGCACAAGTGAGTCATATTAGAAAAACCTAGAGAGCTGTGATTCACATACTCGCGTCCATTTGTATGGAAAACTACTGAATTGTTTTGTTTAGAATGAAAAGCTAGCGTAAAGGAATCCTGTTTCTTTGCATCACAGATGTACTGGAGTGAGAAAGTGCGGCAGCATGCGGATCTCAGCGCTCCCTCGTCACCTGGTGCATGAGCAGAGCTTACTGTCAATAAAAAGGGAACTGTCCCATTTATCTGTAAAACCTGTGTGCTTTATTGTTTCACAATACGTGTTATGACTACATTTTGTTCTACAGTGTTTGAGATTTGAATTGTgtttgggtatttttttttaaacattatctTTCCTTCTACATAAGtaacaaaaacaagcacaacaCTTATATTTTcccatttttatttctcatttgttttttttttttattcacaagtgtGAATTATAGTATGTTGAtgtgcattaaaaaacaaaaacaaaaaactcctgTCTTTGGTACCTTagggaaaataaaacaattaaggCAACTACAGCATCTATAAGTCTGAAATGCATTTAGTACTGCAGCCAAATGACCACACATCCTGTGGCGTGCAACGTATGTCCACCCTCATTTGAACAAGACACCAGATCAGCTCAAACCACCACTGTTGGGTAACTTCCAGATTAAGGTTCCTGTTCCGCCTAATGTTGCAACGGTATTCAGCTTTCAGGGCCGACTGAGAGAGGAAAACTAGAGCTACCCAAACATCTAGGCAGGTGCAAGTTCCACAGAAAATCCAAACCAGGACGTAGCTGATAAAATGTTTGCTAGTAAACAGGCCTAAAGCACTTAACCCCAAGATATGATGCAATCAAGTCTAACAGGAGACTTAAGGTCATTTTGAGAGCACAAGTTGACATTCTGATGTTATGTTTCTCAAATTCAAGTAATCAACGTCATTTCAGGCATTTAATGTTGCACTGATTGAGATGTGTTCGACCAAAGAGTGTGATGAAGAAGTGGCTCATTGAATTGAAGGGCTTTGTTGATTGCCTTTTGGGGGGTTAGAAAACACAACCTCTAACCGTTTGTTCCATATCAGTAGGGAGGGGAAAACAAGTCCCAgttaaaagaattaaaaaaaaaggaagccagatgaaaaaaacaattaattaatATCAAAGACTTTGAAGGGggaaaatcacacacacataaccttgttttgttttttaacctaAAATTGTTCCTTTTGCAACTACATTACTTTCAGCATGTGTTATGAATGGAGAGTTACATCCTCAAAGGCTAATACTGCATTTTAGTTGTTCGTTTCTTACTAACATGttcaacaaaattaaaacagcaTGGTTGTATATACATAattgcaaagtaaaaaaaaaaaaagaatcaatagtatttaaaaaaaaataaaaaaaatcagttgatGCTTTTTGATTTACTCTTAACAGAATGATGGTATAAAAAAGCAAGTCAGAACACAGAAATGCAAACTTCCCACTGGAAGTAATGTGGCCCAACTGGAACAAACAGCATATTCGAAATTGAAAATGATGCAGCCAAAAACCACAGGCCCATATCACAACTCAtttcaaacatcttttttttttttttttttcaaaattttgcCTTTTCTTCCGAAGTCGTTGGCTTGAGGTAAGCGATATATTTCGACCTTCCAACTTTACTCCTTGTCTCCCGTCGGCACTGGAGCGGtttctttctcctcccctgCATGGGGTGCAGCTGAATGCTCACAGGATGCCGTAGATGAAGATGGCCATGATTGCTGCACTGATCAGGCCAGAGATGGGCACAGTCACAAACCAAGCCATGAAGATGTTTCTGAACAGACGCCAGTCAACAGCCTTTTTTGAGCGCAGCCATCCTACTGCGACCACAGAGCCCACCTGGAAACACAGCAGTTGTTACCATCCTACTCAAATGTATGACTTCAAATTAGTTCTGCATTTCAGTAAAGTTAGATTTCAGAATGGCAAAAGTTGCTCAACATTGAAGAAGTCTTCCAGACTGAGTTCCTGTTTAATTCAGGTTCCCTCTCACTAAATATTCTCTTCCCCCGTGTCTAGTCTACTTCCCAGACCACAGTGTTTGACCAGCTTACCTTGCAGTGGGTGGTGGAAACAGGCAGGCCAATGTTTGAGGCAACCACGACAGTTAGGGCTGAAGCCAGCTCGATGCTGAAACCACTGCGGGGGGAAACAAAACACTCTCAGGTGAATGCGTCTGGGCAAGCTCGCTAAATTCAAAGACTGGTAATGTCTAAGGAGGATATGGTCACATTGGTAAGGAGAAACAGGTTCTGCGTTGTCTGTGGAGTCTTTACCTTGAGGGGGTAATAGGGGTGAGGTCCTTTCCCATAGTCTGGATAACTCTGCGTCCCCACACCCAGAGCCCAGCGCAAATGCCAACACCACCGTACAGAAGCAGCCAAATGGGTGTGGGTTCGCTTGAATACACACTGCTGGATTGGTACACAAGCCACAGAGCTACCAATGGTCCAATGGCATtgctgaagagaaaagaaagacattgCCATAAGATTCTAGCTGTATTAagaacacgtttaaaaaaaaagaaaagaaatgaaaggttAATGTATTGGCCTTACTATCCCTTGTTAAGAAATCTGCATACCTGACATCGTTTCCTCCATGGGCAAAGGATCCAAAGCAGGCAGTGAGAATTTGGAGGAACTGGAAGAGTGTTGAGACCTCTGGCTTGTCTGCCTCAAGTCCATCATCGTCCAGAGAAGTCTGACTGCTACCTGCACCCTCCTTTACAATGTCTAAAGTCACTTCACCTTCTCCCAGACCTTCAGGAGTTGTGTGCTCCGCCACAGCGTTGCAGTAGCTGGTGTAACTGTCCATACGCACGCGCTTCTTTTCCTGACCACCCGACCCTGGTCCCTTTTCGCTATCGTCGCTGGCGCGGAAGTCGCCGTCTTTGTGCCTGAAGTCGCTGTGCATACCGATGATGGCCATAGTGTAGGAGGTGTAGCTGTTGTTGCGCCGAATGGGTCGGTCACCCCCCTCGCCCATGCAGTCACCGACCTTGGCCAGGTGGAGCTTGTGCAGGAGGTCCTTGTAGAGGCCGGAGTCCTTGTGAACCGTGTGGTACTGGCTGTAACCGTTACTGGGGGTCTGTGCAGGCCTGTTGAACTGGGCCTGGTTGGCATTATTTGTGGAGCCATCGCTGTGCTGGTTGTTGTCCTGATTGTTTGATTGGACTTGCTTGGGGACTGCAGAAAGGGATAAATAAGAAACGTTTAAAGGACACTGTCAAGCTCAATACTTTAAACTTCATATAAACTCGCTTTTTTTGATACAAACGTACCTCCATTTGAATTGCTGTTATCTGTCTCATCACAATCTCCGATGTTAAACGCCACCTTGCGTTCCTTATTATTGTCGACATCATCAGAGTCTCCGATGTCAAATGCGACCCTGCGCTCCTCAGGGGCAGCCTGGGGCGGAGCAGGGGGGTTCTGGTTGGCGGCTGAGGTGGCAGACGTTGATGTCTCGTTGACGGTCTGTTTCAGGATTGGACAGTGGGCCTCTTTCAGCTCTCTCTTCTCCATCAGGGGGCTCTCTGATGGGCTGGCAGACTTGATATCTCCTGGTAGGAGAAAAGTTGGAGTGAGATTTTGCCTGGGTCATGTCCAAACATGAAGACAGCATAGCAGAGAAGTACTAGCATAGCACGTGTGTTTCCTTTCAAGCCAAGCTGTGAGGAGTAATAAGAATTGCATAACAGGAGAGTCTAAAACCTGTCCTATAAGTGTAACAATACCTGCGTTCAGAAGTGAGCTGCTGCGCTCACATGCTCAGGTAAATGGATTATTATCTGACAAGAAACATATTTACACAACTGCTAGCAGCTTTACTGATGAAAGACTTAACACATCCTTGGGTTCACatgacatttgtttgtgtttttccaagTGAATCAGATACTTTAAGCTAATATTTTCTATTCTACAGTCCTAGGAGGTTGTCTAACTGGTTGGCCGCATTGActccctcagctccagctttaaCCAGTTTTGATGAGACGGTCAGCCAAATCCTTCTTCCTTCACATGCACTGCAAATGCCATGTCAGCGCCTTACGTCAACCTGTGTTTATTTTAGTCAGCGAGAGAAAGACCAATTAGAGGCTCACTATGACCCAATTAGGGCGCTTGTCCAATGGCCGGTTACTGATCTACATAGATCATGCTAGGTCAGAATAAAGCGCACTACTTCTTTTTCTGTGATGTTAACTAACACATGACAGGATAAATCAAAGTCACAACATCAATAAGATCGTTCTCTATGACAATTAGTTTATCAATATTGCTAATATTGCTAAGTAGAGCAAACAAACTATATTTTTCTAGCGATTTTAAACCTATTTTGATACTGCATTGTGGGCTTGTGTCCTAGTTTGTGTCTCTATATTCTACACTGATATATAGTAGGTTCATGAAGGTTTGAATGAATAGACTTCCCCTCAGAACTCCAAAACCATAATACTGTGTCCATGCAGATGACTCTTGGATTCTAACTTTAATCCAGGATTATATAACAAAAACTGCTGTTGcagtattttatttgaaattatCCCTAGGCTCTGTTTTCTGGATTATTAGAAGCCCTCAGTGTGAACAAAATCAAAGAACATAAAAGGTGTCTTACTTTCAATCTTCTTCTTGAGGCGAGGGCAGACAATGAACCAGACCACAATAGCAGTCACCAGAGAGAGACCAAAGGAGAGGAGTAGGGTACCCCACCAAGGAATCTTGTCAAATCCCAGCACTGAAGGACCGCCAGGtgtaacagacagaaacaaacacgaAGGCAAATGGAGaaagacagtttaaaaacaaaacaaggcagCAGCTGCTCCCTTTCTAAAAGACAAAACTTACAAATGAGCAGTTGtataaaacttttttcaatGTCAAAGTAGATAATACATGTCAACATGTGTTCCTTTTACTTgtatacttaataaaaatggaAATGGCACCAATTAACCAAAATTAGCTACaggtaaatataaatacattcaatGGCTATGACCATTTCTTATCTGTTGGCTCTACAATTTGTTATCCCAAACTGCTTTGCCTCATACCAGTTAAATATGGAAAGCATGTGTACCCCTCAATGTCAACAGTTATGCAACACCTGAAAGGTGAAAGGGTAAAATTGTCACCATGACCCCAAAATGCCCCGTTAACGTTGCACATGGACAATGAGTTCCTTATATGGCGACGCTGCTGAAggagaaaagggaaagaaagggGGAGTCGTTCCTTGGGGTTGTTTGCTGTAGCAATAACGACACGCTCTTGCCAAGGCTGCAGTAAAGCTGGTGCGGCAGAGGTAGATACAATGCAGCACAGGCCGTCAGAAAGCAACTATTTACATTTCCCTGGGGAGGCGGTCATCTTTGTCAAATAAAGAGGATGTCAGCAGTGTGttaaggagaaaacaaaaacaagggcTAGTGAAAAACCCAACACCACTGCTGAAGAGGTGACCTTGGCCCtgcataattaaaaacaaaacatttcactagCTTGGGACTGTTTGGGAAGTTAAAAGataagaaaaggaaataaagaccaAGGCAACTCAATACATGTCTCGGTCGCTCTGTTCATTTAAGGGCAGAGTCCACAGTGCACCCTCTCCACTGAGTCACGCTGCAGCATGAGACTGCAGAGGACCTCACTGATGTTTATTTAGTTACGCAATGGAAGCTGACTCCCTCCAGGACTGGAGAGGCATAAGAGCAAAAAAGGGAAGGCAGCTCTCTAACAGCTGATTCTTCCACTGGAGTGCTAACATGTAGTGAGACATCCAGAGACAGGTGTGACTCAGCTAGACACTACTGTGCAATAACAGTCCAGAGAattaaacaaagagacaaaaacaaccacGAAACAGATAAAGGGGCCTGATGTTATTCACATGAATGTGCTTTGTCACAGCAACATGTTTGTAGGCAACTTcctacaaaatataaaagagagGGTTTAAAAACTTGGCTAGGCGTAGCGGTCTGATAAACACTCCCACACAAAGGGGCGAGTTTTTACCACAGCCATGCAGTGGGATGAATAGGACTGCACAGGAAATTTAATTTGACCACGGCTGCGTTCCACACCCCTCCCTGAACCTCAGTATCTCGTGGCCTACATTACACAATAACAAGGTTTGTTGTCGTTTTTTCCCACTACTATAAATGCAACTCCCCACCAGCGTAATTTACAAAAGACACTTATAGTGGCAG
Proteins encoded in this window:
- the slc20a1b gene encoding sodium-dependent phosphate transporter 1-B is translated as MVSTTATILASTVGLPTLTALTEYTWLLVIGFIIAFILAFSVGANDVANSFGTAVGSGVVTLRQACILATIFETLGSVLLGAKVSETIRKGIIDVGMYNGTEEELMAGSISAMFGSAVWQLAASFLKLPISGTHCIVGATIGFSLVARGQQGVRWLELLRIVASWFLSPLLSGIMSGIVFYFVRMFILQKKDPVPNGLRALPVFYAVTLGVNLFSIMFTGAPMLGFDKIPWWGTLLLSFGLSLVTAIVVWFIVCPRLKKKIERDIKSASPSESPLMEKRELKEAHCPILKQTVNETSTSATSAANQNPPAPPQAAPEERRVAFDIGDSDDVDNNKERKVAFNIGDCDETDNSNSNGVPKQVQSNNQDNNQHSDGSTNNANQAQFNRPAQTPSNGYSQYHTVHKDSGLYKDLLHKLHLAKVGDCMGEGGDRPIRRNNSYTSYTMAIIGMHSDFRHKDGDFRASDDSEKGPGSGGQEKKRVRMDSYTSYCNAVAEHTTPEGLGEGEVTLDIVKEGAGSSQTSLDDDGLEADKPEVSTLFQFLQILTACFGSFAHGGNDVSNAIGPLVALWLVYQSSSVYSSEPTPIWLLLYGGVGICAGLWVWGRRVIQTMGKDLTPITPSSGFSIELASALTVVVASNIGLPVSTTHCKVGSVVAVGWLRSKKAVDWRLFRNIFMAWFVTVPISGLISAAIMAIFIYGIL